Proteins co-encoded in one Nicotiana sylvestris chromosome 7, ASM39365v2, whole genome shotgun sequence genomic window:
- the LOC138873087 gene encoding uncharacterized protein: MPPLLFARNFCVSPSEIVYTLEKLDTKMQWLQKMKSDPSTRRSNVLCEFHQERGHKTEDCIGLRQEVVRMLNQGYLKELLSDKGMANFARGRDPSQGPPKPPSPVRTTQMIVGGGDDTIINHVKFTTMHKLKWTVAHERYDDLEDSIIFDKSDTDELSFPHYDALVITLRIADTDVKRIMVDDGSGAWIVYLQVLMQIIPVA, from the coding sequence atgcctccactactaTTTGCTCgtaatttttgtgtttccccttcagaaatagtgtacacACTGGAGAAACTGGACACGAAGATGCAGTGGCTGCAAAAGATGAAATCGGATCCAAGCACCAGGAGGTCGAATGTCCTCTGTGAATTCCACCAAGAAAGAGGACACAAGACTGAAGATTGCATAGGTCTGCGGCAAGAAGTAGTTAGGATGTTGAACCAGGGGTACCTGAAAGAATTGCTAAGCGATAAAGGAATGGCCAACTTTGCTCGAGGGCGCGACCCatctcaaggacctccaaagcCACCATCACCAGTGCGTACCACACAAATGATCGTTGGCGGTGGAGATGATACgataatcaaccatgtgaagttcaccaccatGCACAAACTCAAATGGACAGTCGCCCACGAACgatatgatgacctcgaagatagtatcatcttcgataagtcagataccgacgaattgtctttccctcactatgatgctttggttataactttacgcatCGCTGACACCGATGTAAAAAGAATCATGGTAGATGACGGAAGCGGCGCATGGATTGTTTACCTGCAAGTTCTCATGCAAATAATACCagttgcataa